ATATGACAGAATGAAGAAATACAGCAGACTGCGTGCGGTGATCGATCTGGATGCGGTGATGTATAACATGGAAATGATGCATGCAAATATAGAAAAAGGAACCAAGATGGTCGTGGTCATCAAGACAGATGGTTATGGTCATGGAGCGGTGCCGATTTCAAGAATGCTGGAAGATGTGGACTATGTCTGGGGCTATGCGGTCGCAACTCTGGATGAAGGTGTTGTACTCAGAAAAGCCGGCATTCAGAAGCCGATTCTTTGCCTGGGATGTATTTTCCCGGACCAGCTGGAAGAGATGATCCGTCATGAGATCCGCATGACAACCTACAGCTATGAGCTTGCGAAGCTTGCGGATGAGACCGCATACCGTATGGGGAAGAAGGCATATCTGCACATTAAGATCGATACAGGAATGTCAAGACTTGGCTTTCTGGTAGCGAAAGAAAGTGTAGAGGAGATCCTTAAGATCGGCAGACTTGTTTATACGGATTGCGAAGGAATGTTTACCCATTTTTCCAAGGCAGATGAGACGGATAAGACCACGACACTGGAACAGATCCGTGCTTTTCTGTGGATGAAAGAACATCTTGCAGCA
The sequence above is drawn from the Coprococcus comes ATCC 27758 genome and encodes:
- the alr gene encoding alanine racemase; the protein is MKKYSRLRAVIDLDAVMYNMEMMHANIEKGTKMVVVIKTDGYGHGAVPISRMLEDVDYVWGYAVATLDEGVVLRKAGIQKPILCLGCIFPDQLEEMIRHEIRMTTYSYELAKLADETAYRMGKKAYLHIKIDTGMSRLGFLVAKESVEEILKIGRLVYTDCEGMFTHFSKADETDKTTTLEQIRAFLWMKEHLAAEGMEFTYYHCANSASIIDMPKLGMNLERAGISTYGLYPSDEVNKEAVPLRPAMELIAHVTYVKWIEKGTEVSYGGTFVAPKRMQIATIPTGYGDGYPRSLSNKGYVLIHGQKAPILGRVCMDQFMVDVTEIPDVKFGDRATLVGHDGDAYLSIDELAGLSGRFNYEFICDINKRVPREYLRDGKVVEQVDYF